Below is a window of Plasmodium gaboni strain SY75 chromosome 11, whole genome shotgun sequence DNA.
tatatatattaaattgGGTTTGCATAAgttacatatataaatcttTTATTCTGTATCTTCAAAAAGGGTtcaatttatatatatatatatatatatatatgtatattttaatttaaaattaaactattacaaatttaatattaatcatgtatttcttttctttttttttttttttttttttttttttttttttttgttcttatttttattttcctcCAGAGTCATGCATATGaacttatatattaatataaatattgttattatattatattatattatttttttttattttattttattattatttttttttttgccttaatatttttaagaagaaaaattagatcatttttcaaaaataaaatgaaagaaTAAATGACAGAAATNNNNNNNNNNNNNNNNNNNNNNNNNNNNNNNNNNNNNNNNNNNNNNNNNNNNNNNNNNNNNNNNNNNNNNNNNNNNNNNNNNNNNNNNNNNNNNNNNNNNNNNNNNNNNNNNNNNNNNNNNNNNNNNNNNNNNNNNNNNNNNNNNNNNNNNNNNNNNNNNNNNNNNNNNNNNNNNNNNNNNNNNNNNNNNNNNNNNNNNNNNNNNNNNNNNNNNNNNNNNNNNNNNNNNNNNNNNNNNNNNNNNNNNNNNNNNNNNNNNNNNNNNNNNNNNNNNNNNNNNNNNNNNNNNNNNNNNNNNNNataaatataaagatatttgtaaaaatataaaaattataaaaaatgaggaatataaaataaataaaaatatatatatatatatatatatatatattataatttaattatatgtatgttcttccataattatatatataatatataatagaaaaaaaaaataacaataaaataataaaatgatacaaaaaaaaatatatatatatttattttctttatatatatattccGTTATTTGcttataattaaaataatcagtatattcatataatattcaaaccaatgtagatatataatattatttatatatttatatgtataataaattattattttatttattttttttataattacgacactaaaaatatattatatatatattatataaattgttttatttgtttcttaaaaatttgctttatatattttaatatatatagatgagaaatatataaatattatatagtatgcataaaaaaaaaaaatatatattatatatatataatatatattaataaaaataatattatagttttattcttaaaataatatattatttatttatatttatattccTTTGTTGGgatcttttatttttatatattttatcaaattaaattatcatttcatttaaaatttcaaatttattaaaaaaaaaaatatattttttaaaatacttcataatattttgaagtatatattaaaaaaaaaaaaaaaaaaaaaaaaagttccatatatatatatatatattgtagtatatataaagacACCATTTAAACaattcattatttatttaaaagtttttcatataatgttgtaataatttgtttttcCATTGTTtgtaaaataatattttgttcttcATCATATACCTCTTcagaattatttttatagaGTTGAACTATTTGTTCTATATGATTcttatttaaatttaaagaTGGANNNNNNNNNNNNNNNNNNNNNNNNNNNNNNNNNNNNNNNNNNNNNNNNNNNNNNNNNNNNNNNNNNNNNNNNNNNNNNNNNNNNNNNNNNNNNNNNNNNNNNNNNNNNNNNNNNNNNNNNNNNNNNNNNNNNNNNNNNNNNNNNNNNNNNNNNNNNNNNNNNNNNNNNNNNNNNNNNNNNNNNNNNNNNNNNNNNNNNNNNNNNNNNNNNNNNNNNNNNNNNNNNNNNNNNNNNNNNNNNNNNNNNNNNNNNNNNNNNNNNNNNNNNNNNNNNNNNNNNNNNNNNNNNNNNNNNNNNNNNGATTGTGATgagaataatatatattttgattgTTATAGaaatcattatatttttcttttttcgaatatatacaaaaattacaaatacatgtttttatatttgtttcaTCTATCATAGtcatcatattattattattaatattttcttttttttttttattcatttgtATTATGATGTTGTTTTTTGCTTGTCCAATTTCTGTAGATGAAAaagtatatttatttaaaagttgatttatattatcatcaattaaatcataattattttcgATAAGatctatatatttctttccatatatatgaataaaattattCCTTACATATTCTCTATTCTTTATCATTAATTTATTAGAACaataaagaatatttcTAATGCATCTTTTAGTTTCTTCgtcttttttatttttttcattttcaaaaaataaaaacaaatttGAATCTTTAcataaagataataatattttcaaaacATTATGGTTATTCTCATTTCTTAGCATACAGCATATGGCTATGTGTGCCTTTTctccttttttatttctacAAAAAAGgacaaaaaatatattaagtcaatataaatatattaatatggttcttatatatatattattaatgtatttaatttttttttttttttttacaaacttacaataacaaaaaatatatatatcttttttgATTTATAATTTCGTTTCTTGTATTTATAACAAGGAGGTTAACTAATAAGTAAACGTGCAcataagaatatataaatgatacatatatatacaaaaaatatatgtatatatttatatatgagTATATTCTTCTTTTCAAAGTGTATCAAAATGGGGATAAAATTTAAAGTATTAGATAcataagaatatatatatgtaaaatatatatatatatatatatatatttatttatttatttatttttatttttttgttgtgATTACCCCTCGTAGTAAATAAGTTTAAGAAAATACCAAGTTTTTTACAAGCTTCATTATGTAGAGAcattattatgataaaaatttaGTTAAAGgaaaacaaaatatatgtatcctattttaatgttttatgtttttaaatgtgatattattatatatatattttttttaactgAATGGGAGTAAAATAAGTTACATGTACTTTTCAccttataaaaataaaatatatacatatataatatatatatatttttttttttttttgtttgtcgaaaaagaaatagaaagaaataatttatacagattaaaagaatataaagattataaaaatatatattacatatatataatatatttattccgttgtaaaataaattatttttatattttcttttatttttgtatcCTATGAAAACAGCCACGTTAAAAGAATTTacatatgatatatataatatattattatatgttattttttttttttttttttttaaaagagGAAAACCATATTATCCTTttcaatataataaaaatgttttatttaaattttttaagacgaaatattcttttataatacttaaataaaatattcaaatataataatatatatataatatattaNNNNNNNNNNNNNNNNNNNNNNNNNNNNNNNNNNNNNNNNNNNNNNNNNNNNNNNNNNNNNNNNNNNNNNNNNNNNNNNNNNNNNNNNNNNNNNNNNNNNNNNNNNNNNNNNNNNNNNNNNNNNNNNNNNNNNNNNNNNNNNNNNNNNNNNNNNNNNNNNNNNNNNNNNNNNNNNNNNNNNNNNNNNNNNNNNNNNNNNNNNNNNNNNNNNNNNNNNNNNNNNNNNNNNNNNNNNNNNNNNNNNNNNNNNNNNNNNNNNNNNNNNNNNNNNNNNNNNNNNNNNNNNNNNNNNNNNNNNNNttaataaaatatatatcatatatatatataaatatatatatttatttgtttatataccttttttttaaaaaaaatgtcTACATggataaataaaaagttaatatctttttctGAAAAGGTTATTGAAAATGTGATCGACTCCCTTACTAATAAGAATACACCCATAGATAATATACAGAATATGCAAGGGgtaaaaaaattaaaatgaaaataaacatatatatatgtatatatatatatatatatgtgcatttacatatgtatatatatatatatatatatatatttttttttatagacCCAACTGGGGAAAATTATCAACAAAGTTATTTCTTCAAAAtacttttttaaaaatgatgacatatgttataataaaaacaatttAGATTTTAAGTGGTACCTTAAGAAAGAGAGTAAGAAAAgtagaaaaaataaaaaaaaaaagaaaaaaagaaaaagaaacaGAAACAGAAAAATCATAATGATGAAAAGGGATGcagaaaatataaagaatggtgataataaaaatcatGATGTATACAATGGtgagaataataatagtttTAATGAGCTTCAAgttaataaaaagataaattataataatttattatatacgAATAATAATCAGAACAATTTTAAAGAAAGTACCTTTTTAAAAATCGATGAATCATATTTATCGAcatcatatattttaaatgaaaaatatattagtGGTGATAATATTTCTGCTAGTAAAAATGATGtgaatgaaaataaatatataaatttcaAAAAAACTGATAGTCACAATGATACATCATCTTTATCAATACctcaaaataatattagcaaaataaaaaagaataagGGTGCATCATCAATAAATTCATATGACGCATCGTCTGTAAATATGTCACCTCCGTCAATGCATTCGTCAGATAATTTGTCATATAATGAGAAGAAtgttaaatataataatgacaAAAATGTAAGAGGTTATGATTATAGTAGTAGCAACATGAATAATAGTTGTAGTAGCAGTAGCAGTAATAGTTGTAGTAGTAGTAGCAGTAGCAGTAGTCgtaatagtaatagtaGCCGTAGCTGTAGTAGTGTTACATGCAGTAGTAGCTCGCTCAATATATACAACACGAACACATCTTCTCATGATTCGAATAATGAATTTTGTGATAGTATGTCATCTTATGAAAAggatgaaaaaaaaaaggacaaatttgaaaatgaagatagaatgaaaaataaaaacattttaaataaaaagaaaaaaataaaaaaaaaaaataaaaagatgCCTAAAACAATAGATGGTAATGATACGTcgttattattatcatcatcatcatcatataATTCAAAGATGTCctataataataataagaattatggaataattaaagaatttaatctttgtaaaataaatttatttataaaagaagctaaattattattttttaataaaaatataagtatTAGTGATGTAAGTCTTTATGTAACTACTATAATGGAAgataagaaatatatagGGAAATTAAGAAAATTAAGTTCAAGAACTTTACCtatgaataatttaattattaatgaatatataaatcataatataaaagatgTATATACagatattattataaatataagatATAAGAATAGgaagaaagaaaaagaagatatCATATTAGGAAGAGCAATAATTCcattatttcttatattgAATACATATAGATggaaaattaaaaagattAAGAACAAAATTAGATACTGCACCAAGTGTTATTTATGGTTACATATATTTCcatgtaataataaattatttaattataaattttttaaaccTGTGGAAGGTTTTGAAGAATATGGTATGTTAAATCCTTTATATACATTAGGTTTTTTGAATATTcaaataaagataatatttaaGAGAAATCCTTTATTTCTAACATTTCTGAGTAATATTAGGAAGccattattttattataagtTACCTATACAATTTGAGCCTTTATATTGTCAATATTATAGTGagaatttatatgtatatgcAAAAAACATTCCTTTAtggatatataaatttttttatatatttcattataaaaGATTAGAAATGATATCATTAAATTGTTATGATTACATATTCATTTTGATATTTTGGTTATGTTTTTTTGATCTTATAGTTTTATCACCTTTCtcattaatatttgttcatttatttttttgtattttttttatttctttatcatATAAGTATGGCAAATTTATGCCTCCTTATTATAAGAAGaagaatttattttataattttcgTCCCGTTCGAGTTAGTTCAGTAAGTCGACGTAATTGTGATTATGCCAAGAGGAGGATAGAGACCACCAACTTTATATTGAATGATCAGAAAAATGTAGAGATATATAACAAGGAGAAGAAGTTGGATCTTTTGGATGATATCAATGTGGATGCTAATTATTGTAAGTATCCATATTATAGTGAGgagaataataatagtgGTAAGTTAAATAAGGATGATAACAATATTAGGAAGTCTAGGAATTCCATGACACGAGGTGGTGGtttgaatatatatgatgCATGTAAGATGTTTATAAAAGGTGACAACATGATGAAATctaatataataaatgataatgtAGTTTATGAAGATTTTATAAAGAAAGATGATGTAATGATGTATGTTGAAGAGGATAAGAAAGTAGGTGAGGTgtgtaaaaataataataataatgaaaatattattacatgTAATCAATGTGATGATCGTAATAATTCCAATGTGTCTGTTGAGAAAGATAAAAAGAATTCAACTTCACATATGATGATTTTAAAAGGTGTTCCTAATGAGAATAGTTTAAAGGAATCCATAGAAAATGATTCActcaaaaataaaaataatagtaataataataatagtaataataataataatgtcGATTGTGTAGACAAGAGAAATGTTTCTTTGAACATATCTAATGGTAggaataataaaaaggtTGGGTCACCCTTATGTGATAATTTGCTTTTGTTTAATGGCGATACTATTCATAGGGAGAAAAAGGATAGTAAAGATCATTTAGATGAGaaggatatatatatatgtaatgACGACAATAACGTTGTTACATCAAGTGAGAAGGgtttaaataaagaaaggattcatatgaacaaagagaaattaaattataatggTTTTATAGAATGTAGCAGTGTATGTGAAGAAAAACATAACATGAGTTATTTTGCTAGGAGGATACAAAATATGATGATTGATAccaaagaaaaaatgaaacTGGATCAAATACATATGAATAAACATATGAGTGGATTTATGAAACTATTTAACgttaaaaatatagaaagTGATAAGGATAATgatattgaaaaaaaatatgataaagGAGAGAATGACAAGGAGGTGTCTTCCTCTGTGGGTTCTTACAAATTAATGATTAATAAGGAGAGAGCATTTGAAGAAAAACAATTTGttgaaaaagaaattgttgaaaaagaaattgGTGAAAAAGAAATTGGTGAAAAAGAAACTGGTGAAAAAGAAACTGGTGAAAAAGAAATTGTTGAAGAGGATGAAGAAGacaaatataatgataaagataaagaaaaagatgataatttaaaaaaaaagaatagaatgatacatattaataaaaaagaaaatattataaacataGAAAGTGATAATATTCATGGTAGTGATGCAAAAAAGAATgttttatctttatatggtgaaaaaatatataaaaaggGTAAAAGGAATGAACATATTCTTAAGGCTAGTATGAATAACAcagaatatataaatgatataatatattataattcttgtgataatatatttgaagaaaataaatatgaatataatacaagtatgaatgatgatattattatggATAATAAGGAGGAAGTTAATAAAAAATCTAATAATTCGTTTTTctcatataataataataataataatagtagtaGTAAACATGAGAGTATGTGGAGGAATTTATTAGGTATTCCATCAAGTAATATAGAAACGGCCCATTTcaattcaaataataattgtatagaaataaaaaatagtaataaaaaacttaatattatagatacatattcaaataatacaattcaagataaaagtaatataaatgatttaAGAAAGAAATATCCTTATATGCCTTTTGTGAAATCACcatttcataatttttatttatatatgaatacaaatgataataaaaatatatctattttttcaaataatgTAGAAGTTCCTAATGTGCatgtaatattaaataGATTTATAACATTGATAACCTGGACACAACATGTGACAGGTATATTTACTATgatttatgaaaaaataaattatgCATTTAATTGGGAATTCAGTTTTTACACCTTAgtaaatttattaatattattttttatatgttatactatatcatttataatatatctcttttcttatataccatttgttttttttcgttttttattttttgtgACGTTTTCATATTTGATTATAAGAAGTTATGAACTGACTGAAGATGGAAACAGAGcttgtttatattataagaaGAGACAAATCCAAATGCAAAAAAATCGAAAAATGAATCAGACAAGTAGTTcttatgaaatatattataaaaggaagaatataataaaaataataaaaaaaaaaataaagaaaaaggatataaatatatttaaatatatattcctaAAATGTgtattgaaaatatataagttgtttaaaaacatatttgagaatatattattgtatatattatttatattattttttataaaaaattggTATACTCGattgttaatattaaaagatatagAGCATATGCAGATAGCAAAATTGCAGGGATTcaaaaatttatatttctttattcaAAATCgtataataaaaaaagagcacaaaaaaaatgtaatgAGTAATACATCGTCTaatgaaattaataatagGAAGAGTGTTGTGATGAAAGtggaaaataataataatgataatatgaatataaatgatgaaaatattaatataaatgatgataatatgaatataaatgatgacaatatgaatataaatgGTGACaatgttaatataaatggtgacaatattaatataaatggTGACAGTGTTAATATAAATGGTGACaatgttaatataaatgatgacaatatgaatacaaataatgaatatgaaataataaatagaaaaaagcaaaataatttatcaGATAGTAAACGtaaatcttttaaaattgttatgtatgaaaattataagaatCTTGAGTCATTTGTATATTCTTCTAGTGATAAAGAAGCAGTGAGTATAATTAATGATGATGACATGATAGATGAGGAAGAGGAGGGAATGCATCAACATGAAAAACTAAACAaggataatataaatatagataataatataaattcttGTCATGATATTCACACTGATGAAGAAGTACAACCatatgatgatgaaaacGATGACAAATTATCTTTAAGCCAAGTTACAGATAATGGTGCTATGAATGTAAATGTGGATATATTCTTACATTACTATTTTAAAAAGAGGAA
It encodes the following:
- a CDS encoding hypothetical protein (conserved Plasmodium protein, unknown function), coding for MSLHNEACKKLGIFLNLFTTRVNLLVINTRNEIINQKRYIYFLLLNKKGEKAHIAICCMLRNENNHNVLKILLSLCKDSNLFLFFENEKNKKDEETKRCIRNILYCSNKLMIKNREYVRNNFIHIYGKKYIDLIENNYDLIDDNINQLLNKYTFSSTEIGQAKNNIIIQMNKKKKENINNNNMMTMIDETNIKTCICNFCIYSKKEKYNDFYNNQNIYYSHHN
- a CDS encoding putative membrane protein (conserved Plasmodium membrane protein, unknown function); protein product: MSTWINKKLISFSEKVIENVIDSLTNKNTPIDNIQNMQGTQLGKIINKVISSKYFFKNDDICYNKNNLDFKWYLKKESKKSRKNKKKKKKRKRNRNRKIIMMKRDAENIKNGDNKNHDVYNGENNNSFNELQVNKKINYNNLLYTNNNQNNFKESTFLKIDESYLSTSYILNEKYISGDNISASKNDVNENKYINFKKTDSHNDTSSLSIPQNNISKIKKNKGASSINSYDASSVNMSPPSMHSSDNLSYNEKNVKYNNDKNVRGYDYSSSNMNNSCSSSSSNSCSSSSSSSSRNSNSSRSCSSVTCSSSSLNIYNTNTSSHDSNNEFCDSMSSYEKDEKKKDKFENEDRMKNKNILNKKKKIKKKNKKMPKTIDGNDTSLLLSSSSSYNSKMSYNNNKNYGIIKEFNLCKINLFIKEAKLLFFNKNISISDVSLYVTTIMEDKKYIGKLRKLSSRTLPMNNLIINEYINHNIKDVYTDIIINIRYKNRKKEKEDIILGRAIIPLFLILNTYRWKIKKIKNKIRYCTKCYLWLHIFPCNNKLFNYKFFKPVEGFEEYGMLNPLYTLGFLNIQIKIIFKRNPLFLTFLSNIRKPLFYYKLPIQFEPLYCQYYSENLYVYAKNIPLWIYKFFYIFHYKRLEMISLNCYDYIFILIFWLCFFDLIVLSPFSLIFVHLFFCIFFISLSYKYGKFMPPYYKKKNLFYNFRPVRVSSVSRRNCDYAKRRIETTNFILNDQKNVEIYNKEKKLDLLDDINVDANYCKYPYYSEENNNSGKLNKDDNNIRKSRNSMTRGGGLNIYDACKMFIKGDNMMKSNIINDNVVYEDFIKKDDVMMYVEEDKKVGEVCKNNNNNENIITCNQCDDRNNSNVSVEKDKKNSTSHMMILKGVPNENSLKESIENDSLKNKNNSNNNNSNNNNNVDCVDKRNVSLNISNGRNNKKVGSPLCDNLLLFNGDTIHREKKDSKDHLDEKDIYICNDDNNVVTSSEKGLNKERIHMNKEKLNYNGFIECSSVCEEKHNMSYFARRIQNMMIDTKEKMKLDQIHMNKHMSGFMKLFNVKNIESDKDNDIEKKYDKGENDKEVSSSVGSYKLMINKERAFEEKQFVEKEIVEKEIGEKEIGEKETGEKETGEKEIVEEDEEDKYNDKDKEKDDNLKKKNRMIHINKKENIINIESDNIHGSDAKKNVLSLYGEKIYKKGKRNEHILKASMNNTEYINDIIYYNSCDNIFEENKYEYNTSMNDDIIMDNKEEVNKKSNNSFFSYNNNNNNSSSKHESMWRNLLGIPSSNIETAHFNSNNNCIEIKNSNKKLNIIDTYSNNTIQDKSNINDLRKKYPYMPFVKSPFHNFYLYMNTNDNKNISIFSNNVEVPNVHVILNRFITLITWTQHVTGIFTMIYEKINYAFNWEFSFYTLVNLLILFFICYTISFIIYLFSYIPFVFFRFLFFVTFSYLIIRSYELTEDGNRACLYYKKRQIQMQKNRKMNQTSSSYEIYYKRKNIIKIIKKKIKKKDINIFKYIFLKCVLKIYKLFKNIFENILLYILFILFFIKNWYTRLLILKDIEHMQIAKLQGFKNLYFFIQNRIIKKEHKKNVMSNTSSNEINNRKSVVMKVENNNNDNMNINDENININDDNMNINDDNMNINGDNVNINGDNININGDSVNINGDNVNINDDNMNTNNEYEIINRKKQNNLSDSKRKSFKIVMYENYKNLESFVYSSSDKEAVSIINDDDMIDEEEEGMHQHEKLNKDNINIDNNINSCHDIHTDEEVQPYDDENDDKLSLSQVTDNGAMNVNVDIFLHYYFKKRKYDLFNNFININRNHMYTYKDINLFYSNEDQKVNNINYGEYLNSDDDCSSSYDYNKRKKKKHLK